From a region of the Paenibacillus sp. FSL R10-2734 genome:
- the dtd gene encoding D-aminoacyl-tRNA deacylase, whose translation MRVVVQRCKDAKVTVDEKVTGEIGKGLMLLVGVTHEDTEKDAKHLADKIAGLRIFEDDAGKMNYSVTETEGAILSVSQFTLYGDCRKGRRPNFMGAAAPAEAERLYDYFNQELRAGGLQVETGVFGAMMDVSLTNWGPVTLILDSRS comes from the coding sequence ATGAGAGTTGTAGTACAGCGTTGTAAGGACGCCAAAGTAACCGTAGATGAGAAAGTGACCGGTGAGATTGGCAAAGGCTTGATGCTGCTTGTTGGCGTTACGCATGAAGATACAGAGAAGGATGCCAAGCATTTGGCGGATAAAATAGCTGGCTTGCGTATTTTTGAAGATGATGCTGGTAAAATGAACTACAGTGTAACAGAAACTGAGGGAGCTATTCTTTCGGTGTCCCAGTTTACTTTATACGGGGATTGCCGTAAAGGAAGACGGCCAAATTTCATGGGAGCAGCAGCTCCTGCGGAGGCCGAGCGACTTTATGATTATTTTAACCAAGAGCTTAGAGCTGGAGGACTTCAGGTGGAGACGGGCGTATTTGGAGCGATGATGGATGTGTCGCTGACCAATTGGGGTCCGGTTACTCTCATTTTGGATAGCCGCAGTTAA